A window of the Mus pahari chromosome 1, PAHARI_EIJ_v1.1, whole genome shotgun sequence genome harbors these coding sequences:
- the Npas4 gene encoding neuronal PAS domain-containing protein 4: protein MYRSTKGASKARRDQINAEIRNLKELLPLAEADKVRLSYLHIMSLACIYTRKGVFFAGGTPLAGPTGLLSAQELEDIVAALPGFLLVFTAEGKLLYLSESVSEHLGHSMVDLVAQGDSIYDIIDPADHLTVRQQLTMPSALDADRLFRCRFNTSKSLRRQSAGNKLVLIRGRFHAHPPGAYWAGNPVFTAFCAPLEPRPRPGPGPGPGPGPASLFLAMFQSRHAKDLALLDISESVLIYLGFERSELLCKSWYGLLHPEDLAQASSQHYRLLAESGDIQAEMVVRLQAKHGGWTWIYCMLYSEGPEGPITANNYPISDTEAWSLRQQLNSEDTQAAYVLGTPAVLPTFSENVFSQEQCSNPLFTPALGTPRSASFPRAPELGVISTPEELPQPSKELDFSYLPFPARPEPSLQADLSKDLVCTPPYTPHQPGGCAFLFSLHEPFQTHLPPPSSSLQEQLTPSTVTFSEQLTPSSATFPDPLTSSLQGQLTDSSARSFEDQMTPCTSSFPDQLLPSTATFPEPLGSPAHEQLTPPSTAFQAHLNSPSQTFPEQLSPNPTKTYFAQEGCSFLYEKLPPSPSSPGNGDCTLLALAQLRGPLSVDVPLVPEGLLTPEASPVKQSFFHYTEKEQNEIDRLIQQISQLAQGVDRPFSAEAGTGGLEPLGGLEPLNPNLSLSGAGPPVLSLDLKPWKCQELDFLVDPDNLFLEETPVEDIFMDLSTPDPNGEWGSGDPEAEVPGGTLSPCNNLSPEDHSFLEDLATYETAFETGVSTFPYEGFADELHQLQSQVQDSFHEDGSGGEPTF from the exons ATGTACCGATCCACCAAGGGCGCCTCCAAGGCGCGCCGCGACCAGATCAACGCCGAGATTCGGAACCTCAAGGAACTGCTGCCGTTGGCTGAAGCGGACAAGGTCCGGCTGTCCTACCTGCACATCATGAGTCTTGCCTGCATCTACACTCGCAAGGGTGTCTTCTTTGCTGGAG GCACTCCTTTGGCTGGCCCCACCGGGCTTCTCTCTGCTCAAGAGCTTGAAGACATCGTGGCAGCGCTACCCGGATTTCTCCTTGTGTTCACAGCTGAGGGGAAGTTGCTCTACCTGTCGGAGAGCGTGAGCGAGCATCTGGGCCACTCTATG GTGGACCTGGTTGCCCAGGGCGACAGTATCTACGACATCATTGACCCTGCTGACCATCTCACTGTGCGCCAGCAGCTCACCATGCCCTCTGCTCTGGATGCTG ATCGCCTTTTCCGTTGTCGATTCAACACCTCCAAGTCCCTCCGGCGCCAGAGTGCAGGCAACAAACTGGTGCTTATTCGAGGTCGATTCCATGCTCACCCACCTGGGGCCTACTGGGCAGGAAACCCCGTGTTCACAGCTTTCTGTGCCCCACTGGAGCCAAGACCCCGCCCTGGCCccggccctggccctggccctggtcctgcttctctcttcctggcCATGTTCCAGAGCCGGCATGCTAAGGACCTAGCCCTACTGGACATTTCTGAAAG TGTCCTAATCTACCTGGGCTTTGAGCGCAGCGAACTGCTCTGTAAATCATGGTATGGACTGCTACACCCCGAGGACCTGGCCCAAGCTTCTTCTCAACACTACCGCCTGT tGGCTGAAAGTGGAGATATTCAGGCTGAAATGGTGGTGAGACTTCAAGCCAAGCATGGAGGCTGGACATGGATTTACTGCATGCTATACTCAGAAGGTCCAGAAGGCCCTATTACTGCCAATAACTACCCTATCAG TGACACAGAAGCCTGGAGCCTCCGCCAGCAGCTAAACTCTGAAGACACCCAGGCAGCCTATGTCCTAGGAACCCCGGCTGTGCTACCCACATTCTCTGAGAATGTCTTCTCCCAGGAGCAATGCTCTAATCCCCTCTTTACACCAGCCCTGGGGACTCCTAGAAGTGCCAGCTTCCCCAGGGCTCCTGAACTAGGTGTGATCTCAACACCAGAAGAGCTTCCCCAACCCTCCAAAGAGCTGGACTTCAGTTACCTGCCATTCCCTGCTAGGCCTGAGCCTTCCCTCCAAGCAGACCTGAGCAAGGATTTGGTGTGTACTCCACCTTACACACCCCACCAGCCAGGAGGCTGTGCCTTCCTCTTCAGCCTCCACGAACCCTTCCAGACTCACTTGCCCCCTCCGTCCAGCTCTCTCCAAGAACAGCTGACGCCAAGTACAGTGACTTTCTCTGAACAGCTGACACCCAGCAGTGCAACCTTCCCAGACCCACTAACCAGTTCGCTACAAGGACAGTTGACAGACAGCTCAGCTAGAAGCTTTGAAGACCAGATGACTCCATGCACCTCTTCCTTCCCTGACCAGTTACTTCCCAGCACTGCCACATTCCCAGAGCCTCTGGGTAGCCCCGCCCATGAGCAGCTGACTCCTCCCAGCACAGCATTCCAGGCTCATCTGAACAGCCCCAGCCAAACCTTCCCAGAGCAACTGAGCCCCAATCCTACCAAGACTTACTTCGCCCAGGAGGGATGCAGTTTTCTCTATGAGAAGTTGCCCCCAAGTCCTAGCAGCCCTGGTAATGGGGACTGTACACTCCTGGCCCTAGCTCAGCTCCGGGGCCCCCTCTCTGTGGACGTCCCCCTGGTGCCCGAAGGCCTGCTCACACCTGAGGCCTCTCCAGTCAAGCAAAGTTTCTTCCACTACACCGAGAAAGAGCAAAATGAGATAGACCGTCTCATTCAGCAGATCAGCCAGTTGGCTCAGGGCGTGGACAGGCCCTTCTCAGCTGAGGCTGGCACTGGGGGGCTGGAGCCACTTGGAGGGCTGGAGCCCCTGAACCCTAACCTGTCCCTGTCAGGGGCTGGACCCCCTGTGCTTAGCCTGGATCTTAAACCCTGGAAATGCCAGGAGCTGGACTTCCTGGTTGACCCTGATAACTTATTCCTGGAAGAGACGCCAGTGGAAGACATCTTCATGGATCTTTCTACTCCAGACCCCAATGGGGAATGGGGTTCAGGGGATCCTGAGGCAGAGGTCCCAGGAGGGACCCTGTCACCTTGCAACAACCTGTCCCCAGAAGATCACAGCTTCCTGGAGGACTTGGCTACCTATGAAACCGCCTTTGAGACAGGTGTCTCAACATTCCCCTACGAAGGGTTTGCTGATGAGTTGCATCAACTCCAGAGCCAAGTTCAAGACAGCTTCCATGAAG ATGGAAGTGGAGGGGAACCAACGTTTTGA